One Vigna unguiculata cultivar IT97K-499-35 chromosome 7, ASM411807v1, whole genome shotgun sequence genomic region harbors:
- the LOC114192130 gene encoding chalcone--flavonone isomerase, which translates to MAAAPTITDVQVEFLHFPAVVTSPATAKTYFLGGAGERGLTIEGKFIKFTAIGVYLEDKAVASLAAKWKGKPSEELIETLDFYRDIISGPFEKLIRGSKILPLSGPEYSKKVMENCVAHLKTVGTYGDAEAAAIEQFAEAFKPVNFPPGASVFYRQSPDGILGLSFSEDASIPGEEAAVIENKAVSAAVLETMIGEHAVSPDLKRSLASRLPAVLNDGIIV; encoded by the exons ATGGCAGCAGCACCGACGATCACCGACGTtcaggtggaattcctccactTCCCTGCGGTGGTCACTTCACCGGCCACCGCAAAAACCTATTTCCTCGGCGGCGCAG GGGAGAGAGGATTGACGATTGAGGGGAAATTCATAAAGTTCACGGCGATCGGAGTATACTTGGAGGATAAAGCGGTGGCATCACTCGCCGCTAAGTGGAAGGGTAAGCCTTCAGAAGAGTTGATCGAGACTCTTGACTTCTACAGAGATATCATTTCAG GACCCTTTGAGAAGCTAATAAGAGGATCGAAGATTCTGCCATTGAGTGGGCCAGAATACTCAAAGAAGGTGATGGAAAACTGCGTGGCACATTTGAAGACTGTTGGGACATATGGTGATGCTGAAGCCGCAGCCATTGAACAGTTTGCAGAAGCCTTCAAGCCTGTCAATTTTCCACCTGGTGCCTCTGTTTTCTACAGGCAATCACCTGATGGAATCTTGGGg CTTAGTTTCTCTGAAGATGCATCGATACCAGGGGAAGAAGCTGCAGTTATAGAGAACAAGGCTGTATCAGCTGCAGTATTGGAGACTATGATCGGAGAACACGCTGTCTCCCCTGACTTGAAACGCAGTTTGGCTTCACGATTGCCTGCGGTATTGAACGACGGCATTATAGTCTGA
- the LOC114189846 gene encoding chalcone--flavonone isomerase 1B-2-like → MATPVTVEFLEFPAFVTPPSSTKPYFLGGAGVRGLNIEGEFVKFTGIGVYLEEKAVAWLGSKWKGKSAAELVESLEFYRDIIKGPFEKFIRGSKVRTLEGPEYVRKVSENCVNFMKSDGNYGEAEEKAIEEFRYAFKDQHFPPGSTVFYRQSPTGTLGLSFSKDETIPENEYAVIENKALSEAVLETMIGEIPVSPALKESLATRFYEFLKEDNSKTE, encoded by the exons ATGGCCACACCAGTCACTGTTGAGTTCCTTGAATTCCCTGCGTTTGTAACACCTCCTTCCTCTACCAAACCCTATTTCCTTGGTGGAGCAG GGGTGAGAGGGTTGAATATTGAAGGAGAGTTTGTTAAGTTCACTGGAATTGGGGTTTATTTGGAAGAGAAGGCTGTGGCATGGCTCGGTTCCAAATGGAAGGGCAAAAGTGCAGCTGAATTGGTCGAGTCCCTTGAGTTCTACAGAGATATCATCAAAG GTCCCTTTGAGAAATTCATTCGAGGGTCAAAGGTAAGAACATTGGAAGGACCTGAATATGTTAGGAAAGTATCAGAGAACTGTGTGAACTTTATGAAATCCGATGGAAATTACGGTGAAGCAGAAGAAAAAGCGATTGAAGAATTCAGATATGCATTCAAGGATCAACATTTCCCACCAGGTTCAACTGTTTTCTACAGGCAATCACCCACTGGAACATTGGGG CTTAGTTTCTCAAAAGATGAGACAATTCCAGAAAATGAGTATGCTGTGATAGAGAACAAGGCACTTTCAGAGGCAGTGCTGGAGACTATGATCGGAGAGATTCCTGTTTCTCCTGCTTTGAAAGAGAGTTTGGCTACAAGATTTTATGAATTTCTGAAAGAGGACAATTCCAAGACTGAGTGA
- the LOC114190515 gene encoding chalcone--flavonone isomerase-like yields the protein MSLPSVTALDVDNVTFPPTVIPPSSTAAFFLAGAGVRGLQIQDNFVKFTAIGIYLQPNAVPLLSVKWNAKSAHELTESVEFFRDIVTGPFEKFMQVTMILPLTGQQYSEKVAENCVAIWKSLGIYTDAEAEAIDKFVSVFKDETFPPGSSILFTVSPKGSLLISFSKDGSIPEEASTVIENKLLSEAVLESMIGKHGVSPAAKQSLATRLSELFKEEGVPESHN from the exons ATGTCACTCCCTTCCGTAACCGCCCTAGACGTCGACAACGTCACATTCCCTCCCACCGTCATCCCTCCCTCCTCCACCGCCGCCTTTTTCCTCGCCGGCGCCGGCGTCAGGGGCCTCCAGATTCAAGACAATTTCGTTAAATTCACTGCCATTGGGATCTACCTCCAACCTAACGCCGTTCCTCTTCTCTCCGTCAAGTGGAACGCCAAATCTGCTCACGAATTAACGGAATCCGTTGAATTCTTCAGAGACATCGTTACAG GGCCGTTTGAGAAATTTATGCAGGTGACAATGATCTTACCCTTGACGGGGCAGCAATACTCAGAGAAAGTTGCAGAAAATTGTGTAGCCATTTGGAAGTCTCTTGGGATTTACACTGATGCAGAAGCTGAGGCAATAGACAAGTTTGTTTCTGTTTTCAAAGACGAGACTTTCCCACCAGGCTCCTCTATCCTTTTCACAGTGTCACCCAAAGGATCATTATTG ATAAGTTTCTCTAAAGATGGATCCATTCCAGAAGAAGCAAGCACTGTTATAGAGAATAAACTACTTTCAGAGGCTGTGTTGGAGTCGATGATTGGTAAGCATGGCGTTTCCCCTGCAGCAAAACAGAGTTTGGCCACCAGATTATCTGAGTTATTCAAAGAGGAGGGTGTCCCTGAATCTCACAACTGA
- the LOC114190806 gene encoding cationic peroxidase 1-like: MAMITNLFAMATTSSLSMSFPGFKLKLCLTLIACVVGFTSAQLSTKFYEKSCPGALVTIRKAVKQAVQNESRMGASLLRLHFHDCFVQGCDASVLLDDTDTFTGEKNSFPNANSLRGFDVIDSIKSDLENMCKGVVSCADILAVAARDAVFELGGPRWEVPLGRRDSTTASLAESNSDLPAPFFDLDGLASAFAKKNFTVKELVALSGGHSVGLVRCRFFRKRIYNESNIDTTFAEDRRQDCPFEGGDNNLTAFDSTTPFRFDNAFYKNLLVQKGLVHSDQQLFNDVNGTDSPTKDQVIRYARDMGKFKKDFADAMLKMSIMTPLTGSDGEIRQNCRVVNPPST, encoded by the exons ATGGCCATGATAACCAATCTTTTTGCAATGGCCACTACAAGTTCTCTCTCTATGTCTTTTCCCGGTTTCAAACTAAAACTTTGTCTGACTTTGATTGCATGTGTTGTTGGTTTTACTTCAGCTCAGTTATCTACTAAATTCTACGAAAAAAGTTGCCCTGGTGCTCTTGTCACCATAAGGAAAGCAGTTAAACAAGCTGTGCAGAATGAGTCTCGCATGGGAGCATCCCTGCTCCGACTGCATTTCCATGATTGCTTCGTTCAA GGATGTGATGCATCAGTGTTGTTAGACGACACGGATACTTTCACTGGGGAGAAGAATTCATTTCCAAATGCTAACTCTCTCAGGGGTTTTGATGTGATAGATAGCATAAAATCAGATTTGGAGAACATGTGCAAAGGTGTTGTCTCTTGTGCCGACATCTTAGCCGTTGCTGCCAGAGACGCTGTTTTTGAA CTTGGTGGACCAAGATGGGAAGTACCATTAGGAAGAAGAGATTCAACCACAGCAAGTTTAGCCGAATCCAACTCAGACTTACCAGCTCCTTTTTTCGATCTTGATGGCCTCGCCAGTGCTTTCGCCAAGAAAAATTTCACTGTGAAAGAACTAGTTGCTTTATCAG GTGGTCACTCGGTAGGACTGGTGAGGTGCCGTTTCTTCAGAAAGAGGATTTATAACGAGAGCAACATCGACACGACATTTGCAGAGGATAGGCGACAAGATTGTCCCTTCGAAGGTGGTGACAACAACTTAACTGCTTTCGATTCGACCACTCCTTTCAGATTTGACAATGCGTTTTACAAGAACTTGTTGGTGCAAAAGGGTCTTGTCCACTCCGATCAACAACTCTTCAACGACGTCAATGGAACTGATAGCCCCACAAAGGATCAAGTAATTCGTTATGCCAGAGACATGGGTAAATTCAAGAAGGATTTTGCAGATGCAATGTTGAAGATGAGCATCATGACCCCACTTACTGGTTCAGACGGTGAGATCAGGCAAAACTGCAGGGTTGTTAATCCTCCTTCAACCTGA